From a single Mycolicibacterium mengxianglii genomic region:
- a CDS encoding heme-dependent oxidative N-demethylase family protein — MGPRTPVERFAWPFDDNNTYRPSTNVQPARQRRVTAAGYWGDHILDVDEYYGETMALRRAILGADPMRCRFLPHMRAAVWDALLYLLAELADSRPHAMHLFTEGDAVRWRNDLLDERLEFTFGDEASLPVDPWTLLFRQVQEDVVLLDERGGHLYVDAIASTFSGMWSNTFALGMSFDDVHGPVPRIHLDGTVSRTERFLMSLRPGDDYRRVSWAIADGRFDMSLEGYSEWPVDHWAPIRERGAYGEAVLRVEVQHTIRLPASGAILFLIRTHMCPLADIAAVPEWLAQLTSVVTELPQDLVHDKGYAPIRDGLVGWLNAATAK; from the coding sequence ATGGGACCTCGCACGCCCGTCGAGCGCTTCGCTTGGCCCTTCGATGACAACAACACCTACCGGCCGTCGACCAACGTCCAGCCCGCGCGGCAGCGTCGCGTCACTGCGGCCGGGTACTGGGGTGACCACATCCTCGACGTCGACGAATACTACGGCGAGACAATGGCATTGCGCCGCGCGATACTCGGCGCGGACCCGATGCGGTGCCGCTTCCTGCCGCACATGCGCGCCGCCGTGTGGGATGCGCTGCTCTACCTGTTGGCCGAACTTGCCGACAGTCGCCCGCATGCGATGCACCTGTTCACCGAGGGCGACGCCGTGCGGTGGCGCAACGACCTACTCGACGAAAGGCTCGAGTTCACGTTCGGGGACGAGGCGTCACTGCCCGTCGACCCGTGGACTCTGCTGTTCCGTCAGGTCCAGGAAGACGTCGTGCTGCTCGACGAGCGTGGCGGCCACCTGTACGTCGACGCGATCGCATCGACGTTCAGCGGCATGTGGTCGAACACGTTCGCGCTGGGAATGTCGTTCGACGATGTTCACGGACCGGTGCCCCGCATTCATCTCGACGGAACGGTCTCGCGGACCGAACGATTCCTGATGAGTCTGCGTCCCGGTGACGACTACCGACGCGTCAGCTGGGCCATCGCTGACGGCCGGTTCGACATGAGCCTCGAGGGCTACTCCGAATGGCCCGTCGACCACTGGGCGCCGATCCGGGAGCGCGGCGCGTACGGGGAGGCCGTGCTCCGGGTCGAGGTGCAGCACACCATCCGCCTGCCTGCATCCGGCGCCATCCTGTTCCTTATCCGCACGCACATGTGCCCGCTGGCCGACATCGCGGCCGTCCCAGAGTGGTTGGCACAGTTGACGTCCGTGGTGACCGAGCTTCCGCAGGATCTTGTGCACGACAAGGGGTACGCCCCGATCCGCGACGGCTTGGTCGGCTGGCTCAACGCGGCCACTGCCAAGTGA
- a CDS encoding PDR/VanB family oxidoreductase: MLEDFAIGRITPIGRDVKHFELIPVGSGVAPRPHAPGAHVVVETPVRVNSYSLTGDGVRPDSYAISVRRVGEHGGSAWLHDVATVGDRVGVSPPMSFFAPVPTARHHLLIAAGIGVTPILSHARAARRWGRSFTVIYGHAKDRSPHRDELAALTTAFTDVVGRAALTAAINGALRAQPVGTHLYACGPAPLLHAIIDRAAAHGWPRARLHVESFGTPDGGSGSAFTVHVANRGLLVNVPAGVSALHALDEVGLRVPRLCERGVCGQCRVHVTAGTPDHRDLILSAHERAVDNRFYPCVSRALTPELEVTIP; this comes from the coding sequence ATGCTCGAGGACTTCGCCATCGGGCGGATCACTCCGATTGGACGAGACGTCAAGCACTTCGAGTTGATTCCGGTCGGATCCGGCGTGGCTCCGCGCCCACATGCGCCGGGTGCCCACGTCGTCGTCGAGACGCCGGTCAGGGTTAACTCCTATTCGCTCACTGGCGACGGCGTCCGTCCCGATAGCTACGCGATCAGCGTGCGCCGGGTCGGTGAGCACGGCGGGTCGGCATGGCTGCACGATGTCGCCACCGTCGGCGACCGCGTGGGCGTCTCGCCTCCCATGTCGTTTTTCGCCCCCGTGCCTACAGCGCGTCACCACCTATTGATCGCGGCTGGCATCGGTGTGACGCCGATCCTGTCGCACGCGCGTGCCGCGCGACGCTGGGGTCGGTCCTTCACCGTCATCTACGGGCACGCCAAGGACCGCTCTCCCCACCGTGACGAGCTCGCCGCGCTCACAACGGCGTTCACCGACGTCGTCGGACGTGCGGCGCTGACGGCGGCCATCAACGGCGCGCTCCGCGCCCAACCGGTCGGAACACACCTGTATGCCTGCGGGCCTGCACCGCTGCTGCACGCAATCATCGACCGAGCCGCAGCGCACGGCTGGCCCCGGGCCCGGCTCCACGTGGAGTCCTTCGGGACGCCAGACGGCGGATCGGGTTCGGCCTTCACGGTGCACGTCGCCAACCGCGGATTGCTGGTGAATGTGCCGGCGGGGGTCAGCGCATTGCACGCACTGGACGAAGTCGGCCTGCGAGTGCCCAGGCTGTGCGAACGCGGCGTGTGCGGTCAATGCCGCGTCCACGTCACCGCGGGCACCCCTGACCACCGCGACCTGATCTTATCCGCGCACGAACGCGCGGTCGACAACCGCTTCTATCCTTGCGTCTCCCGTGCTCTGACACCGGAACTGGAGGTCACAATCCCGTGA